A stretch of Polypterus senegalus isolate Bchr_013 chromosome 3, ASM1683550v1, whole genome shotgun sequence DNA encodes these proteins:
- the LOC120526689 gene encoding olfactory receptor class A-like protein 1, which translates to MDTRSIVKASAFLILTLISTPSNIAICCAFLDMLLTDGKLMPTDVILFHLALANLMMALSRSLPQTLTAFGCTNLFDDLGCKIIVFCFRLFRGLSISLTCLLSIYQAVIISPNITKMAVLKNGLARCLLPLIIFLYAFCTATCLNPILYAVSKLINNTVPPYTYNLEFCFIPYPDAASYVSAGLINFFRDFVFILLMTFMSVYILVLLYQHGKKVKSIRSSDRGQSDSRPETKASQAVVTLVILYVIFFGVDNIIWLYSLSVLKAISLVNEVRVFFAALYSSVCPVVVIATNPKVKAKLKRLSQSVKSINS; encoded by the coding sequence ATGGACACCAGATCGATCGTCAAAGCTTCAGCATTCCTCATCTTGACCCTGATCAGCACTCCATCCAATATCGCCATCTGCTGTGCTTTCCTGGACATGCTGCTAACCGATGGCAAACTCATGCCCACCGATGTCATTCTGTTCCACCTAGCTTTAGCCAACCTGATGATGGCGCTGTCTCGCAGTCTCCCTCAAACGCTGACTGCATTTGGGTGCACCAATTTATTTGATGATTTAGGATGCAAAATTATCGTCTTTTGCTTTCGCCTTTTCCGTGGCCTTTCCATAAGCCTCACCTGTCTACTAAGCATATACCAAGCTGTCATCATTTCCCCTAACATCACCAAGATGGCAGTGCTGAAAAATGGACTGGCAAGGTGTCTTCTGCCCTTAATCATATTTCTCTATGCCTTTTGTACTGCTACATGTCTGAATCCAATTCTATACGCTGTGTCCAAACTGATAAATAATACTGTGCCACCTTACACGTATAACTTGGAATTCTGCTTTATTCCTTATCCTGATGCAGCCTCCTATGTCTCAGCAGGCCTCATTAATTTTTTTAGAGACTTTGTGTTTATCTTATTAATGACCTTCATGAGTGTTTATATTCTAGTACTTCTCTACCAACATGGTAAGAAAGTCAAAAGCATCAGGAGCTCTGATCGGGGTCAGTCAGATTCAAGACCAGAAACCAAGGCATCCCAAGCGGTGGTCACCTTGGTCATCCTCTATGTCATTTTCTTCGGAGTTGACAATATCATCTGGTTGTACTCATTGTCTGTCTTGAAAGCCATATCACTTGTTAATGAAGTCAGAGTCTTCTTTGCTGCCCTCTACAGTTCAGTGTGCCCTGTCGTTGTCATTGCCACCAATCCTAAGGTCAAAGCAAAGCTGAAAAGACTCTCACAATCAGTGAAGAGCATTAActcttaa